The Candidatus Brocadiaceae bacterium nucleotide sequence GCGGGGCTCTGAGCGTATTCCGGGAAGGGCTGGAATGGCTGCGGCAACACGGAGTGCCGCCAGGGCTGAACCGTCTGCGCATCACGCCTGCCCTGGAGAACGTCCAGTGAAACTGGGGACGGGTCAGCTTGTGACCCACTTGATGCAGTTGGCGCTCACGGCGTGTTGCACCGGCGGGGGCGGCGGTGTATGCCTGCAGGGCCGATGACCTCTGCCCGGGAGGGAGCCGATGAAGGTCTACATCACCACCTACGTCGACCGCGCGACGCACGAGGGGCCTATCCTCGACGAGAGCTTCTCAGCAAGCTTCGCCGTCGGCTGCCATGCCATGGCCGGCACGATCAACGGCTTCCTGGACCACACGCAGAGCTCGCTGACGATCTTCCACTGGTACCTGAACGGCCGCCGCATCGGCGAGATCGAACAGACCGCGCTGAGCAGCGCGGCCTGCGGCGTGCCCCAGGTCATGGTGTCGGGCGACGAGGCGGCGTGCGCCGAAGCACGCGCTTTCTTCAACCCGGTCGAGACCGCGGCCGTCAAGCAGGGCGTCGGCCGGAACAGGGCCATCGCCTACCCGCCGGACGAGGCCCGGGCGCGCATCCGCGACGCTGCGCGCCGGTCGCTGGCGCTCG carries:
- a CDS encoding M55 family metallopeptidase, with the protein product MKVYITTYVDRATHEGPILDESFSASFAVGCHAMAGTINGFLDHTQSSLTIFHWYLNGRRIGEIEQTALSSAACGVPQVMVSGDEAACAEARAFFNPVETAAVKQGVGRNRAIAYPPDEARARIRDAARRSLALVGTARPFAPILPMEIKVEFTRSDYCDQYMDRAGVERLDARTLRWVTTDLGDWHPHRRPPRGARPRL